One Kitasatospora sp. MAP12-44 DNA segment encodes these proteins:
- the pruA gene encoding L-glutamate gamma-semialdehyde dehydrogenase, whose amino-acid sequence MDAVTQVPAPVNEPVHSYAPGSPERARLEAKLKELGGQEPVQLTMTINGERRMGAGAEIHVVQPHNHAARLGTLRNATQADAQDAIDAALAAAPAWQALSFDSRAAIFLKAADLLAGPWRETLAAATMLGQSKTAQQAEIDSSCELIDFLRFNVHFARQIIAEQPISSDGVWNRSDHRPLEGFVYAITPFNFTAIAGNLPTAPALMGNVVLWKPSPTQQFSAHLLMELLEEAGLPKGVINMVTGDGLAVSEVALKHPALAGIHFTGSTPTFQHLWREVGNNIAGYRSYPRIVGETGGKDFLVAHPSADPAVLKTAMTRGAFEFQGQKCSALSRAYVPASIWAGLKDEFQAEVEGLTMGDVNDLANFMSAVIDDRSFAKNKAAIDRAQADPSVEVLAGGTYDDSVGYFVRPTVLVCSDPASEYFRDEYFGPILAVYVYEDEKYDEMLAQMESVSSYGLTGAIISQDRAAAQDAMHKLRFAAGNFYINDKPTGAVVGQQPFGGGRASGTNDKAGAKQNLARWSSTRSVKETFVPPTDYRYPHMG is encoded by the coding sequence ATGGATGCTGTAACCCAGGTCCCCGCGCCGGTGAACGAGCCGGTCCACAGCTACGCCCCCGGCAGCCCGGAACGGGCCCGCCTGGAGGCCAAGCTGAAGGAGCTGGGGGGCCAGGAGCCCGTCCAGCTGACCATGACGATCAACGGCGAGCGGCGCATGGGCGCCGGCGCCGAGATCCATGTCGTCCAGCCGCACAACCACGCGGCTCGGCTCGGTACCCTGCGCAACGCCACCCAGGCCGACGCGCAGGACGCCATTGACGCTGCCCTGGCCGCCGCTCCGGCCTGGCAGGCGCTCTCCTTCGACTCGCGCGCCGCGATCTTCCTCAAGGCCGCCGACCTGCTGGCCGGCCCCTGGCGCGAGACGCTGGCCGCCGCCACCATGCTCGGCCAGTCCAAGACCGCGCAGCAGGCCGAGATCGACTCCTCCTGCGAGCTGATCGACTTCCTGCGCTTCAACGTGCACTTCGCCCGGCAGATCATCGCCGAGCAGCCGATCTCCTCCGACGGCGTGTGGAACCGCAGCGACCACCGCCCGCTGGAGGGCTTCGTCTACGCGATCACGCCGTTCAACTTCACCGCGATTGCCGGCAACCTGCCCACCGCGCCCGCCCTGATGGGCAACGTGGTGCTCTGGAAGCCGTCCCCCACCCAGCAGTTCTCCGCGCACCTGCTGATGGAGCTGCTGGAGGAGGCCGGCCTGCCCAAGGGCGTCATCAACATGGTGACCGGCGACGGCCTGGCCGTCTCCGAGGTCGCGCTGAAGCACCCCGCGCTGGCCGGCATCCACTTCACCGGCTCGACCCCGACCTTCCAGCACCTGTGGCGCGAGGTCGGCAACAACATCGCCGGCTACCGCAGCTACCCGCGGATCGTCGGCGAGACCGGCGGCAAGGACTTCCTGGTCGCCCACCCGTCCGCCGACCCGGCCGTGCTGAAGACCGCGATGACCCGCGGTGCCTTCGAGTTCCAGGGCCAGAAGTGCTCGGCGCTGTCGCGCGCCTACGTCCCGGCGTCGATCTGGGCCGGCCTGAAGGACGAGTTCCAGGCCGAGGTCGAGGGCCTGACCATGGGCGACGTCAACGACCTGGCGAACTTCATGAGCGCCGTCATCGACGACCGCTCCTTCGCCAAGAACAAGGCCGCCATCGACCGCGCCCAGGCCGACCCGTCGGTCGAGGTGCTGGCCGGCGGCACGTACGACGACTCGGTGGGCTACTTCGTCCGTCCGACCGTGCTGGTCTGCTCGGACCCGGCGTCCGAGTACTTCCGGGACGAGTACTTCGGCCCGATCCTCGCGGTCTACGTCTACGAGGACGAGAAGTACGACGAGATGCTCGCGCAGATGGAGTCGGTCTCCTCCTATGGCCTGACCGGCGCGATCATCTCCCAGGACCGCGCCGCCGCCCAGGACGCGATGCACAAGCTGCGCTTCGCGGCCGGCAACTTCTACATCAACGACAAGCCCACCGGCGCGGTCGTCGGCCAGCAGCCCTTCGGCGGCGGCCGGGCCTCGGGGACCAACGACAAGGCCGGCGCCAAGCAGAACCTGGCGCGCTGGAGCTCGACGCGGTCGGTCAAGGAGACGTTCGTCCCGCCGACGGACTACCGCTACCCGCACATGGGCTGA
- a CDS encoding proline dehydrogenase family protein, whose product MLRSALLAASRSPQVRTLVEKFPPTHAIVERFVAGELLDDAVTACDELVATGRKVTLDHLGEDTKDAAQAAGTAEAYEHLLAALKDTGLAANAEVSVKLSAVGQFLPVDGEKIALENARRICAAAADAGTTVTLDMEDHTTTDSTLAIARELRADFPWLGVVLQAYLRRTEADCAEFASAGSRVRLCKGAYKEPESVAFQGKRDVDLAYVRALKVLMAGDGYPMIASHDPNMIKIAGQLAEWNGRKADSFEYQMLFGIRPEEQLRLAEAGNAMRVYLPYGQEWYGYFMRRLAERPANLTFFLRAMATRG is encoded by the coding sequence ATGCTCCGTTCCGCCCTCCTCGCCGCCTCCCGCTCCCCGCAGGTGCGCACCCTCGTGGAGAAGTTCCCGCCGACCCACGCGATAGTCGAGCGCTTCGTCGCGGGCGAGCTGCTCGACGACGCAGTGACCGCCTGCGACGAGCTGGTCGCCACCGGCCGCAAGGTCACCCTCGACCACCTCGGCGAGGACACCAAGGACGCGGCCCAGGCCGCCGGCACTGCCGAGGCGTACGAGCACCTGCTCGCCGCGCTCAAGGACACCGGGCTCGCCGCCAACGCCGAGGTCTCGGTCAAGCTCTCGGCCGTCGGCCAGTTCCTGCCGGTGGACGGCGAGAAGATCGCGCTGGAGAACGCCCGGCGGATCTGCGCCGCGGCCGCCGACGCGGGCACCACGGTCACCCTGGACATGGAGGACCACACCACCACCGACTCCACCCTCGCGATCGCCCGTGAGCTGCGCGCGGACTTCCCGTGGCTGGGCGTCGTGCTGCAGGCCTACCTGCGGCGCACCGAGGCCGACTGCGCCGAGTTCGCGTCCGCCGGTTCGCGGGTGCGGCTGTGCAAGGGCGCGTACAAGGAGCCCGAGTCGGTGGCCTTCCAGGGCAAGCGCGACGTCGACCTCGCGTACGTCCGGGCGCTCAAGGTGCTGATGGCGGGCGACGGTTACCCGATGATCGCCTCGCACGACCCGAACATGATCAAGATCGCCGGCCAGCTGGCCGAGTGGAACGGCCGCAAGGCCGACAGCTTCGAGTACCAGATGCTCTTCGGCATCCGCCCCGAGGAGCAGCTGCGCCTGGCCGAGGCCGGCAACGCGATGCGCGTGTACCTCCCGTACGGCCAGGAGTGGTACGGCTACTTCATGCGCCGCCTGGCGGAGCGCCCGGCCAACCTGACGTTCTTCCTCCGCGCGATGGCGACGCGGGGCTGA
- a CDS encoding NUDIX hydrolase — translation MSSVWKNLSEHTVYENPWLRVNLADVELPNGRHLDHYVLRQRPVALATAVNANNEALLIWRHRFITNSWGWELAAGVVEDGESLEAAASREMLEETGWRPGPLQHLLTVEPSNGLADGLHHVYWSESAEYVGLPEDDFESDRREWVPLSTIPELLAKGEVRSANAVAALLMLHHLTRA, via the coding sequence GTGTCGTCGGTGTGGAAGAACCTGAGCGAGCACACGGTTTATGAGAACCCGTGGCTGCGGGTCAACCTGGCCGACGTCGAGCTACCCAACGGTCGCCATCTCGATCACTACGTGCTCCGGCAGCGGCCCGTCGCTCTCGCCACCGCCGTCAACGCGAACAACGAGGCGCTGCTGATCTGGCGGCACCGCTTCATCACCAACTCGTGGGGCTGGGAACTAGCGGCCGGAGTCGTGGAAGACGGCGAGAGCCTGGAGGCTGCCGCCAGCCGAGAAATGCTGGAGGAAACCGGCTGGCGCCCAGGCCCACTCCAGCACTTGCTCACCGTCGAGCCATCCAACGGGCTCGCGGACGGCCTGCACCACGTCTACTGGTCGGAGAGCGCCGAGTACGTCGGTCTGCCGGAGGACGACTTCGAGTCCGACCGCCGCGAATGGGTACCGCTCAGCACCATTCCAGAGCTGCTGGCCAAGGGCGAGGTACGAAGCGCGAATGCCGTGGCCGCGCTGCTCATGCTGCACCACCTGACCCGAGCCTGA
- a CDS encoding transcriptional regulator has protein sequence MEPNILLDALLEEAGGMSHAGLAARVNKAAASRGRETRYDHTSVTRWLRGQRPRGDGPDLICDVLSRKLRRPLSLDDIGMGQPNSLPQPTALGAFVDRAAAFWRSDQQARTEVQATPAIVGTPAIVPVWEWENPPNDPDVSRRGTQSVGQSDLTMLRVARARYEQMYRATGGIATRARVVGFLATHTAPLICGTYTDAVGRDLYRATGGLVAVAGICAYDSDHQGLAQRHFHHALRLAKASGDRAFGGYVVALLVNQALFLKDYRQAVAFAESGVRSAGAAISPALATDLFAMQAKAFARMGDGSGAHQAMARAETAAASIRPESEPPETGYVQPGLVEAQLAEALISLGDWSPARAYAEEAVRVQAHPRGRVHRMATLTTVDLGRGEVEQAAASAVAALQLASGMESQRLRDRFTALRRQLTGSQTAAARDAVGQIDASLSVPL, from the coding sequence ATGGAGCCAAACATCCTGCTGGACGCCCTCCTCGAAGAGGCGGGAGGGATGTCCCACGCCGGCCTCGCAGCCCGAGTCAACAAGGCCGCCGCAAGCCGCGGCAGGGAGACACGCTACGACCACACCTCCGTGACCCGCTGGCTCCGCGGCCAGCGACCGCGTGGAGACGGACCCGACCTGATCTGCGACGTCCTCAGCCGGAAACTCCGACGCCCGCTGAGTCTCGACGACATCGGCATGGGCCAGCCCAACAGCCTGCCGCAACCCACAGCCCTCGGCGCGTTCGTTGACCGCGCAGCGGCATTCTGGCGCTCCGACCAGCAGGCCAGAACCGAGGTCCAGGCCACTCCGGCCATAGTTGGAACGCCGGCCATCGTCCCGGTCTGGGAGTGGGAGAACCCGCCGAACGACCCCGACGTCTCACGACGCGGCACCCAGAGCGTGGGCCAGAGCGACCTGACCATGCTCCGTGTCGCACGCGCCCGCTACGAGCAGATGTACCGCGCCACTGGCGGCATCGCCACCCGCGCCCGAGTCGTCGGATTCCTCGCCACCCACACCGCGCCCTTGATCTGCGGCACCTACACTGACGCCGTCGGCCGCGACCTCTACCGGGCAACCGGCGGCCTGGTTGCAGTGGCAGGCATCTGCGCCTACGACTCCGACCACCAGGGCCTGGCTCAGCGCCATTTTCACCACGCGCTGCGTCTGGCGAAAGCGTCCGGGGACCGGGCCTTCGGGGGCTATGTCGTCGCCCTGCTCGTCAACCAGGCGCTGTTCCTCAAGGACTACCGGCAGGCTGTCGCATTCGCTGAGTCTGGCGTGCGCAGCGCTGGTGCCGCTATCAGCCCCGCGCTCGCAACCGACCTGTTCGCGATGCAGGCGAAGGCGTTCGCCAGGATGGGCGACGGCAGCGGCGCTCACCAGGCCATGGCGCGCGCAGAGACCGCCGCCGCCAGCATCCGCCCGGAAAGCGAACCTCCAGAGACCGGATACGTACAGCCCGGCTTGGTCGAGGCTCAGCTCGCCGAGGCCCTGATCAGCCTCGGGGACTGGAGCCCCGCGCGTGCCTACGCCGAAGAAGCCGTACGAGTGCAGGCCCACCCGCGAGGCCGTGTTCACCGCATGGCGACGCTGACGACCGTCGACTTGGGACGCGGCGAGGTCGAGCAGGCCGCGGCCAGCGCGGTGGCCGCCCTCCAACTGGCAAGTGGCATGGAGTCACAGCGTCTCCGAGACCGTTTCACCGCGCTCCGCAGGCAGCTGACCGGCAGCCAGACAGCTGCTGCCCGCGACGCGGTCGGCCAGATCGACGCCTCGCTCTCCGTGCCCCTGTAG
- a CDS encoding cation transporter, translating to MATLAIGPTPARRDALARRIRLLVAATITYNAVEAAVAITAGTLASSTALVGFGLDSVIEVSSAVAVAWQFSARDHAVRESREKTTLRIIALSFFALAAYVTVDAAHTMAGTGEAGRSIPGIALAALSLLVMPVLSSAQRKAGRELGSASAVADSQQTLLCTYLSAVLLAGLLANATLGWSWADPVSALAIAATAVKEGRDAWQGKGCCAPPTATKTDAPDTCECAPGCSCCT from the coding sequence ATGGCCACCCTCGCGATCGGCCCCACCCCGGCCCGCCGCGATGCCCTCGCCCGCCGCATCCGCCTCCTGGTCGCAGCCACCATCACCTACAACGCCGTCGAGGCAGCCGTCGCGATCACCGCCGGAACGCTGGCCTCCTCCACCGCGCTGGTCGGCTTCGGCCTGGACTCCGTCATCGAGGTGTCCTCCGCTGTGGCGGTCGCCTGGCAGTTCTCCGCTCGCGACCACGCCGTGCGCGAGTCCCGGGAGAAGACCACCCTGCGCATCATCGCGCTCTCGTTCTTCGCGCTCGCGGCGTACGTCACCGTCGATGCCGCCCACACGATGGCCGGCACCGGGGAGGCCGGACGCTCGATCCCAGGCATCGCGCTCGCCGCGCTGTCCCTGCTCGTGATGCCGGTCCTGTCCTCCGCCCAGCGCAAGGCCGGGCGGGAACTGGGCTCGGCCTCGGCGGTCGCGGACTCCCAGCAGACCCTGCTGTGCACCTACTTGTCCGCAGTGCTGCTGGCCGGACTGCTCGCCAACGCCACCCTGGGCTGGTCCTGGGCCGACCCCGTCAGCGCCCTGGCCATCGCCGCCACGGCGGTCAAGGAAGGCCGCGACGCCTGGCAAGGAAAGGGCTGCTGCGCGCCCCCCACCGCGACGAAAACCGACGCGCCCGACACCTGCGAGTGCGCCCCCGGATGCTCCTGCTGCACCTGA
- a CDS encoding metalloregulator ArsR/SmtB family transcription factor: MLTLASDIEVLARFGRALADPIRCRLLLALREAPAHPSDLAEALGISRTRLSNHLACLRDCGLVVAVPVGRRTRYELADPRLAHALDDLRTAVVAIETDRACADTAEKGCC; this comes from the coding sequence GTGCTGACTCTCGCCTCCGACATCGAGGTGCTCGCGCGCTTCGGCCGCGCGCTCGCCGATCCGATCCGCTGCCGCCTGCTCCTCGCCCTGCGCGAGGCTCCGGCTCACCCGTCCGACCTCGCCGAGGCGCTGGGGATCTCCCGCACCCGACTGTCGAACCACCTGGCCTGCCTGCGCGATTGCGGCTTGGTCGTCGCCGTCCCGGTCGGCCGCCGCACCCGCTACGAGCTCGCCGACCCCCGCCTCGCCCACGCACTGGACGACCTTCGCACCGCCGTGGTCGCCATCGAGACCGACCGGGCCTGCGCGGACACCGCCGAGAAGGGCTGCTGCTGA
- a CDS encoding LysE family translocator, producing the protein MIGTNALLSVTAVALGMVLTPGPNMMYLVSRSITQGRRAGVVSLAGVAVGFLVYLSAANLGLSVAFLAVPGLYLAVKLSGAGYLAWLAWKAVRPGGQSVFAPQELAPDSPRRLFTMGLLTNLLNPKIAVMYLSLIPQFIDVRAGHVLLQGFVLGGAQIAVSLAVNLALVMAAGTVAAFFADHPGRLRAQRYLMGTVLGALAIKLATDPA; encoded by the coding sequence ATGATCGGAACGAACGCACTCCTCAGCGTCACCGCGGTGGCACTCGGCATGGTCCTGACCCCCGGGCCCAACATGATGTACCTGGTCTCGCGCAGCATCACGCAAGGGCGACGGGCCGGGGTGGTCTCGCTGGCGGGCGTGGCCGTCGGGTTCCTGGTCTATCTCAGCGCCGCCAACCTCGGGTTGTCGGTGGCGTTCCTCGCCGTCCCTGGGCTGTACCTGGCGGTGAAGCTCAGCGGGGCCGGCTATCTCGCCTGGCTGGCCTGGAAGGCAGTGCGACCCGGTGGGCAATCGGTCTTCGCCCCGCAGGAGTTGGCGCCCGACTCGCCCCGGCGGCTGTTCACGATGGGGCTGCTCACCAACCTGCTGAACCCCAAGATCGCCGTCATGTACCTCTCGCTGATCCCGCAGTTCATCGACGTCCGCGCGGGGCACGTCCTGCTGCAGGGCTTCGTCCTCGGCGGCGCGCAGATCGCCGTCAGCCTCGCCGTGAACCTGGCGCTGGTCATGGCGGCCGGCACGGTCGCGGCCTTCTTCGCCGACCACCCGGGCCGGCTGCGCGCCCAGCGCTACCTGATGGGCACCGTCCTGGGCGCCCTCGCCATCAAACTCGCCACCGACCCGGCATAG
- a CDS encoding Uma2 family endonuclease, which yields MTHEQPAQATPTQEEILLEAFLGLDTPEGLRTELIEGEIIVSLPTDGDHEDCIGVLIDQVIRSSSTRMQVSGYKGLRLPSGGRCPKNHAIPDATFAPLELRLFRGAPPWMDPDGVAMVVEVTSSKPLQDRIAKRHCYARAKIPLYLLIDRDESKVSVFGKPEGDEYTEVHLAPFGKPLALPEPFAFELDTAPFL from the coding sequence ATGACGCACGAGCAACCGGCCCAGGCCACGCCCACGCAGGAGGAGATCCTGCTGGAGGCGTTCCTCGGCCTGGACACCCCCGAGGGCTTGCGAACCGAGCTCATCGAGGGAGAGATCATCGTGTCCCTACCCACCGACGGAGACCACGAGGACTGCATCGGAGTCCTGATCGACCAGGTGATCCGGAGCTCCTCGACCAGGATGCAGGTATCCGGCTACAAGGGGCTACGCCTCCCCAGCGGCGGCCGGTGCCCCAAGAACCACGCCATCCCCGACGCCACCTTCGCCCCCTTGGAGCTGCGCCTCTTCCGCGGTGCGCCGCCCTGGATGGATCCGGACGGGGTGGCGATGGTCGTCGAGGTCACGTCCAGCAAGCCGCTCCAGGACCGGATCGCCAAGCGGCACTGCTACGCCCGCGCCAAGATCCCGCTCTACCTACTGATCGACCGCGACGAATCCAAGGTCAGCGTCTTCGGCAAGCCCGAGGGCGACGAGTACACCGAGGTCCACCTCGCCCCCTTCGGCAAGCCGCTGGCCCTGCCCGAGCCGTTCGCGTTCGAGCTGGACACCGCGCCTTTCCTGTGA
- a CDS encoding DUF2071 domain-containing protein: MTLPPPAAPEPVTVDPARAVRGSLLTQSWLDLTFLHWAVDPADVAPLLPPRTRPDVLDGVTYVGLVAFRMHRIGWFRLPGVPYLGTFPETNVRLYSVDGHGRRGVVFRSLEAARLLPVATARLGFRLPYVWARMAIEHDSDTVTYTSSRRWPGPRGAHSRISVRVGELIQEPSELEHFLTARWGMHSNFFGRQLYLPNTHPRWPLHRAELTECTEDLIVAAGLPEPVGPPVSVLYSPGVPVRFGWPMRPAGIPTP; this comes from the coding sequence ATGACCCTCCCCCCTCCGGCCGCACCGGAGCCCGTCACCGTCGATCCGGCGCGGGCCGTGCGAGGGTCGCTGCTCACGCAGTCGTGGCTCGACCTCACCTTCCTGCACTGGGCGGTGGACCCGGCGGACGTGGCGCCGCTGCTCCCTCCGCGCACCAGGCCGGACGTGCTGGACGGGGTCACGTACGTCGGTCTGGTGGCCTTCCGGATGCATCGGATTGGGTGGTTCCGGCTGCCGGGAGTGCCCTACCTCGGGACCTTCCCGGAGACCAACGTCCGGCTCTACTCGGTCGACGGGCACGGGCGTCGCGGTGTGGTGTTCCGCTCGCTCGAAGCGGCCCGGCTGCTCCCAGTCGCGACGGCCCGGCTGGGGTTCCGACTCCCGTACGTCTGGGCCCGGATGGCGATCGAGCACGACAGCGACACCGTCACCTACACCAGCTCCCGGCGCTGGCCGGGACCGCGCGGCGCGCACAGCCGGATATCCGTGCGAGTCGGCGAACTCATCCAGGAGCCGAGCGAGTTGGAGCACTTCCTCACCGCCCGCTGGGGCATGCACAGCAACTTCTTCGGCCGCCAGCTGTACCTGCCCAACACCCACCCCCGCTGGCCCCTGCACCGGGCCGAACTGACCGAGTGCACCGAGGACTTGATCGTCGCCGCCGGGCTCCCCGAGCCCGTCGGCCCACCGGTCAGCGTGCTCTACTCCCCCGGCGTCCCGGTCCGCTTCGGCTGGCCGATGCGCCCGGCGGGCATCCCGACCCCGTAG
- a CDS encoding class I SAM-dependent methyltransferase: MKDLGSQIAYWDSVGATKTFTHPVNLSWLAGVGSNARVLDYGCGYGRVMAELSEYGFSDVSGVDLSPTLIERGRQSRSDLRFAVLESPPDLTHASASVDVVLLFAVLTCIPDDNAQRALVAELSRVLAPGGLLYVSDMVVQDDERNHSRYATYAQQFGTPYGVFATDDGAVCRHHDIAELRALLSDFDLEDEHRIEVATMNGHRSQAVQLLGRKR; encoded by the coding sequence ATGAAGGATCTTGGTAGTCAGATCGCATATTGGGACAGCGTCGGCGCAACGAAGACGTTCACTCATCCGGTGAATCTCAGCTGGCTGGCGGGGGTGGGTTCGAACGCTCGGGTCCTGGACTACGGGTGCGGATATGGCCGGGTCATGGCCGAGTTGAGCGAGTACGGCTTCTCTGACGTGTCCGGTGTGGACCTGTCTCCCACACTGATCGAGCGGGGCCGTCAGTCGAGGTCTGACCTGCGCTTCGCCGTCCTGGAGTCCCCACCGGACCTGACCCACGCGTCAGCGAGCGTCGATGTCGTCCTGCTGTTCGCGGTACTGACGTGCATCCCTGACGACAATGCTCAGCGGGCACTGGTCGCCGAGCTGAGCCGCGTCCTAGCACCCGGCGGACTGCTCTACGTCAGCGACATGGTCGTGCAGGACGACGAACGAAACCACAGCCGCTACGCCACCTACGCCCAGCAGTTCGGCACACCGTACGGGGTCTTCGCCACTGACGACGGCGCGGTGTGCCGGCATCACGACATCGCTGAGCTGCGAGCCCTGCTGTCGGACTTCGATCTGGAGGACGAGCACCGGATCGAGGTCGCCACGATGAACGGCCACCGGTCTCAGGCGGTGCAGTTGCTGGGCCGCAAGCGGTGA
- a CDS encoding inositol monophosphatase family protein, whose amino-acid sequence MLIDQVTEILREAAEVAILPRYRALAAGDVVEKTPGEVVTVADRQAEELITRRLRGLLDVPVVGEEAAAASPALVAALREAPAAWLVDPLDGTANFVAGRPEYAVMAALVRHGQTVASWIVQPAEGRSYVAERGSGAWQDGVRLHRPPAPRDPAELRGAALTRFLDPAARAHLEATAHRFAALGPGTKCAGVDYPHLTTGEADFLLYQRTLPWDHAPGVLLLTEAGGTARRPDGTDYRPSDPEAKRGLLIAADPQCWQTVHGLLERFRSGSSGDLRSR is encoded by the coding sequence ATGCTGATCGACCAGGTGACCGAGATTCTGCGCGAGGCCGCCGAGGTGGCCATCCTCCCCCGCTACCGGGCGCTGGCGGCCGGGGACGTCGTGGAAAAGACCCCGGGTGAGGTGGTCACCGTGGCCGACCGGCAGGCGGAGGAGCTGATCACCCGCCGCCTGCGCGGTCTGCTCGACGTACCGGTGGTCGGCGAGGAGGCCGCGGCAGCAAGCCCCGCGCTGGTCGCGGCACTGCGCGAGGCTCCGGCGGCGTGGCTGGTCGACCCGCTGGACGGGACGGCCAACTTCGTGGCCGGCCGCCCCGAGTACGCCGTCATGGCAGCCCTGGTACGGCACGGGCAGACCGTCGCCTCGTGGATCGTGCAGCCCGCCGAGGGGCGCAGCTACGTGGCCGAGCGGGGCTCCGGGGCGTGGCAGGACGGGGTGCGGCTGCACCGGCCCCCCGCGCCGCGCGATCCCGCCGAGCTGCGCGGCGCTGCGCTGACCAGGTTCCTCGATCCGGCGGCCCGGGCCCATCTCGAGGCCACCGCGCACCGTTTCGCCGCACTGGGCCCCGGCACCAAGTGCGCGGGCGTGGACTATCCTCACCTGACAACCGGCGAAGCAGACTTCCTCCTCTACCAGCGCACCCTCCCGTGGGACCACGCACCCGGCGTGCTGCTCCTCACCGAGGCCGGCGGCACCGCCCGTCGCCCGGACGGTACGGACTACCGGCCCTCCGATCCGGAGGCCAAGCGCGGCCTGCTGATCGCCGCCGACCCGCAGTGCTGGCAGACCGTCCACGGCCTCCTGGAGCGCTTCAGAAGTGGATCAAGCGGTGACCTGCGGAGCCGGTGA
- a CDS encoding DUF397 domain-containing protein: protein MSTEESRRSSAELSWFKSSHSSNEGGACVEIALTPSTVHVRDSKDKSGPHLTFTPHSWTAFLDFATTT, encoded by the coding sequence ATGAGCACCGAGGAATCACGGCGAAGCAGCGCTGAGCTCAGCTGGTTCAAGAGCAGCCACAGCAGCAACGAAGGCGGTGCCTGCGTGGAGATCGCCCTCACCCCCAGCACCGTCCATGTCCGCGACTCCAAGGACAAGTCCGGCCCCCACCTCACCTTCACCCCGCACAGCTGGACCGCCTTCCTCGACTTCGCCACCACCACCTGA
- a CDS encoding helix-turn-helix transcriptional regulator — protein sequence MTEADDDGTWAGATSPADPVDEQRPEAPDDPDGATDFFRALGKQIKLLRERAGLTQKEFGDRLGYGEDLISSIERGRRTPQPEFLDAADELLDAGGLLKVAKEDVAKARARARVRHPAWFRDYVRLEGEAVELHEYANHNIPGLLQTEAHARALYAMRRPLLAEKTIEERVIARLARQEILTKWPPPMVTCIIEEAIVRRPIGDWDIHQAQLEQLLRLGRLRNIELQVMPTILIEHAGLGGPFILLAPKKRPQLGYLEVQKVSQLCSDAEEVRMLAAQYGSLRAQALTPRESLTLVEKMLGER from the coding sequence ATGACAGAAGCGGACGACGACGGGACCTGGGCGGGCGCGACAAGCCCCGCAGACCCGGTCGACGAGCAGCGACCGGAGGCACCCGACGACCCGGACGGCGCGACGGACTTCTTTCGCGCCCTCGGCAAGCAGATCAAGCTGCTACGCGAACGGGCCGGCCTGACCCAGAAGGAATTCGGCGACCGCCTCGGCTACGGCGAGGACCTGATCTCCTCCATCGAACGCGGCCGCCGCACCCCGCAACCGGAGTTCCTCGACGCTGCGGACGAACTGCTGGACGCGGGTGGCCTGTTGAAGGTCGCCAAGGAGGACGTGGCCAAGGCGCGAGCCAGGGCGCGAGTCCGGCACCCGGCCTGGTTCCGCGACTACGTGCGGCTGGAGGGAGAGGCGGTGGAGCTGCACGAGTACGCGAATCACAACATCCCGGGACTCCTGCAGACCGAGGCACACGCCCGCGCCCTCTACGCGATGCGCAGACCGCTACTGGCCGAGAAGACCATCGAGGAGCGGGTCATCGCCCGTCTGGCACGCCAGGAGATCCTGACCAAGTGGCCGCCTCCGATGGTGACCTGCATCATCGAGGAGGCCATCGTCCGACGACCGATCGGCGACTGGGACATCCACCAAGCGCAGCTCGAACAACTGCTCCGGCTCGGCCGGTTGCGCAACATCGAACTCCAGGTGATGCCCACGATCCTCATCGAACACGCCGGTCTCGGCGGCCCGTTCATCCTCCTGGCACCGAAGAAGCGTCCGCAGCTGGGATACCTGGAGGTCCAGAAGGTCAGCCAACTCTGCTCCGACGCCGAGGAAGTCCGTATGCTGGCCGCACAGTACGGCAGCCTCCGGGCTCAGGCCCTCACTCCACGCGAGTCCCTGACCCTGGTCGAGAAGATGCTGGGAGAACGATGA